The sequence below is a genomic window from Cryobacterium arcticum.
GGGTCGGTGCCCGACAACGGCTACGCCACCTGGTACGTGGCCGCCGTTGGCACCCTGATGACCATCACGGCGACGCGGAGGCGCGCGACCCTGGCCTGGGTGGGGGTGGCCTTCCTGGTCGCCCACACGGTCGTCTGGGCCGGCGCGGGGGCGTTGGCGTCGATGGGTGTCATCGGCAGTGTGGTCTGGGTGGTGGTGGCGGTGATGCTGGCCCGCGCGCTGGCCAAGGCCGGCCGGGACGCCCGCCAGTACGGCCTCGCCGAGCGGGAGGCCACCGAATGGCAGGCGGCCCAGGAAGCGCACCTCTACGAACGGCAGGTGCGCCTGGCCCAGACCATCCGCCTGGCCGCGCCGATGCTGCGCCACATCATCGCGGCCGGCGGTGCTCTCTCCGAGGGGCAACGGCAGGAATGCCGCTACCTGGAGGCCGCCATCCGCGACGAGATCCGCGGACGCCGGCTGCTCAACGAAGCCGTGCGCCGTGAGGTGATGTCGGCGCGCCGCCGCGGCGCCACCGTGACCCTGCTCGACGAGGGCGGTATCGACGACCTGGTGGGCACCGATCTGGAGGTCGTGCTGAACACGCTGGCCGACGCCATGGCCGGCACCTCGGCGTCGACGATCATCGCCCGCACGGCGGCCGACGGATCGGGCACGGCCGTGACCGTGGTGGGCCTGAACAGCCCGGACCCGCGTCTGAGCGCTCTCGGCCAGGATTCCGACGAAGAGGTGGACCTCTGGCTGGAGATCCCGCGCGCGCACCACGCCCTCGGCGTGGCGGGGGCGACGACCCGGCGGCACTGAGCGACCCGGCGGCACCGAGCACGGACGGCATCTGGCACCGACGGCACCGAGCGCAGACATGCGAAAGGGGACCTACCGAAGCAGATCCCCTTCCGACATTTCCGTGTCGAGGCGACAACCCGAATGTCGCCTTGACGCGCCCCCCAAACATTCGCCTGCTTACCCTAGTCGGCGAATATTTGGTGGTGTCACCCGAAAGCAACACCCAGCACTAGTAATAATGCTGCCTGGCGGCACCGGGGAAAAGTCGTCATTTAGGGGGACAGTCCACCGGGCCTCCGCCAGGGGGTGCCGCGGCCTACGCCGTGAAGCCCCGCCAGCGTTCGTCGCCGCGGGCCAACGGCTCGCGGATGGCGCGCTGACTGTCCTGCCAGGGGCTGCGGCTCTCGTGCGGAGCGGCGCGCAGGTTGTCGGACTCGGCCCGCAGCATCGCCCGCAGCACGGCCGTCACCGCGGCGGCCTCCTGGTCGGTGACGCCGGTGGTGATGAAGGTCAGGTCGGCCGGGTCGAAGCCGGCCGGGTGCTCTGTGTCGGTCATGGGGCGCCGCCTACAGCGGGATGTTTCCGTGCTTCTTGGCCGGCAGGCTGGCGCGCTTGGTGCGAAGGGCCCGCAGGGCCTTCACCACCGACACCCGCGTCGCCGCCGGTTCGATGACCCCGTCCAGCTCGCCGCGTTCGGCGGCCAGGAACGGGCTGGCCACGTTGTAGGTGTACTCGTTGGCCAGGCGGCTGCGCACGGCCGCGACATCCTCGTTGGCGGCCTCGGCCTTCTTGATCTCGGCCCGGTAGAGGATGTTCACGGCGCCCTGGCCGCCCATCACCGCGATCTCGGCGGTCGGCCAGGCCAGGTTGATGTCGGCGCCGAGCTGCTTGGAGCCCATCACGATGTACGCGCCGCCGTAGGCCTTGCGCAGGATGACGGTGATCAGCGGCACGGTGGCCTCGGCGTACGCGTAGAGCAGCTTCGCGCCGCGGCGGATGATGCCGGTCCACTCCTGGTCGGTGCCGGGCAGGAAGCCGGGCACGTCGACCAGGGTGAGGATCGGGATCGAGAACGCGTCGCAGAACCGCACGAACCGGGCGGCCTTCTCGCCGGCGGGGATGTTCAGGGTGCCGGCCATGGAGTTCGGCTGGTTGGCGACGATGCCGACGCTGCGGCCCTCGATGCGGGCGAAGCCGACCACGATGTTGGGCGCGAACAACGGCTGGGTCTCGAGGAAGTCGCCGTGGTCGACGATGTGCTCGATGACGGTCTTCACGTCGTACGGCTGGTTGGGCGAGTCCGGGATGAGCGTGTTGAGCTTGAGGTCGGCATCCGTGGTCTCGAGCTCGACCTCGCTGTCGAAGACGGGCAGTTCGGCCAGATTGTTGTCCGGCAGGAAGCTGAGCAGCGTGCGTGCGTAGTCCAGGGCGTCGGACTCGTCGCTGGCCAGGTAGTGCGCCACGCCGGAGATCGAGTTGTGGGTCAGGGCGCCGCCGAGCTC
It includes:
- a CDS encoding acyl-CoA carboxylase subunit beta; this encodes MTENSTGPDLYTTAGKLADLKQRYHEAVTASGDAAIEKQHAKGKMTARERVAELLDEGSFVELDEFVRHRTVAFGMEKKRPYGDAVVTGTGTIHGRQVAVYSQDFTIFGGSLGEVAGEKIIKVMDLALKTGVPIIGILDSGGARIQEGVVALGKYGEIFRRNTAASGVIPQISIICGPAAGGAVYSPALTDFVIMVDKTSQMFVTGPDVIKTVTGEDVGMEELGGALTHNSISGVAHYLASDESDALDYARTLLSFLPDNNLAELPVFDSEVELETTDADLKLNTLIPDSPNQPYDVKTVIEHIVDHGDFLETQPLFAPNIVVGFARIEGRSVGIVANQPNSMAGTLNIPAGEKAARFVRFCDAFSIPILTLVDVPGFLPGTDQEWTGIIRRGAKLLYAYAEATVPLITVILRKAYGGAYIVMGSKQLGADINLAWPTAEIAVMGGQGAVNILYRAEIKKAEAANEDVAAVRSRLANEYTYNVASPFLAAERGELDGVIEPAATRVSVVKALRALRTKRASLPAKKHGNIPL
- a CDS encoding acyl-CoA carboxylase subunit epsilon; this encodes MTDTEHPAGFDPADLTFITTGVTDQEAAAVTAVLRAMLRAESDNLRAAPHESRSPWQDSQRAIREPLARGDERWRGFTA